In Nitrososphaera sp., the sequence TGCAAATTCTTGCTTTTTTACAACTGGCATTCGCAAGTATTGGTCAAGGTATTGCTTGCGACCTAACATTGCTTGCACTATTTCATCAGGCACGCCCGAGCCAATAGCCAGCGAGTAAAATCGCTTTTCGTAAACTTTAAGGTGAAACTTGCCCAACTTGTGACTGTGAATGTGGCTTACCCTTGCATAATAGTGGTTGTGGTGCTTGGTCACATTTTCGCCAAAGCCAGCCTTTGCAAGTGCGATATTGTAACGTCTTCTTAGTCGTTCGGTGCTGCCATTGTTGAACTTGGTCAACGAAAATGTAACTGCTAGGCTGCAAGTTATGCGTGCGAATAACGGTTTTTAGAATATCAACGGTTTCGGCGTTAAGAAACCCTTCAAGCATGCAACCAGTTTTTCACGCTCGATATTGGCCATTCGAACCGATGTTTCGTCAAACCGAATGTCTTTGACCATTAATTGCACCATATCGACTGGTTCAAAGCCAGTGTCGCAAATTACTTGCATATACGCGCTTGCTCGCTGGCCGACCCTGCCGCAGATCAGCCTAATAACCACCCCATGCTCAAATTCAACTAGCTATTCTTTATAGCCCTCATTGAGTTACATTCTGAATAGTGCCACGAAAAAGGATGGATTGGAAAGACGACATGCATGAAATGAGCACACTGTCCAAAACCATTGCAATGCTCGAAGCACGCATAGAAAAATCAACAGATGCAATCCAAAGAGCAAATTTGCAGAAAACTATAGATCATGCCAAACGATCGATGGATGTACTGGCAACGCGAAAAGTGGAGAGAGACGCTGCAAATTAGCGGATTTATTGAGCATCATAATTGTTCGGCCAATACTGCTCTATATGTAAAGAGCCAAAAATCATGTAAGCTCACAATAAACAATCTAAGTTGTGAGAAAGCAGCAATCTATTCTAGCTGAACATACAAGGAACCATACTCCGGCTCTCCTTGCCTGTGAGGACAGCAAACATAGACGTTGTAGCTGCATTAACGAGATGTTTTCTTGTCCGGCCCCGACATGTTCTTTCCAAAATTCCTTATCCTATGATGCGTGCAAATCAGGCGCCCAATCACTGACAAGCCCGCACTTGCTTGCCTTATGGCCTGCCTCCCATGGACATGTTAATCAGAGATCAAGGTGACTCTGCTGGTAAAATGCAAGTCGGGAAGGGGAGATTATCGCACTCCCTGCATGGCCGCCCTCTCCCGCTTACCGCACTAGTACGCTCGGCCTATGGCGAGCGAATGAACTTGGTCCTGCCAAGAACTGCGATTACTCCGATCACAGAGGCAATTCCTGCTATCGCAGCAACTGGGAACTCTGGTACCACGTTTACATCAACGGCATTGGAGATTTTCAGGGTCCCCACGGCACCGTCAAACTGGCTTACGTACTTGTCAAAGTTGGCGCTGGAACTTGATGCGTACAGGATGGAAATATTCTTGGTATCTGTCTGGAAGGTGTATCCCTTGGCCTTTATTGCGGTGGGTTTAGTACACTCACCTGATACTGTAAACGCACTCATGCCATTTACGGTGGTCTTTTGTGACGAGGCAACACTGCATTCTGACTGTTGGTTATTTGACCCCGTAGACGGTGGTTGGAATCTAGTTGCATTAATCGGCTGTTTATCACTGACGGAAATGATCATCATGGGGTTACTCAAATCGCCATTCATGCTGGGTCCGTTTGGTCCAGCCACGGCCGTTGAAACTCCAGATGGTGACGGAATTGCAAATCCCGTCCAGCCGTCCGGCAGCGTTATTTCAAGTCCATTAGACACGTCTTGATATTTTCCGCTTATCTGCTGCATTCCGGGTGGCGCCTGCGCATACGCGCCAACTACTGGAAAGCCGATTGCAAGTACCGTGGCGATTATGGCCAACGTCGACGTTCGGTTCATCATATACACAATCTCGTCAATCGGGCGGCTATTTAACAATTTATCGACGGGTTACGAACGAAATACATCGCAAATTTGACAAGCCATCACCAAGGACGGGCCCGACAGCAAACTAATGCTTACTCACACCGCGTAAATCAACCTGAGACTCTTTTTCGGCTAATCCAATTTGATTATCCTTCTTGTTCGACATTCATTTATGATTGAGTTGCCCTCGCCTAACGCTGTCCCTCAGATCCTTATATCGCTCACTCTTGAACCGCTTCGTGCTGACGAGACTTTCACTAGACGACCTTTTGGTTAAATCCTTCTGACACATGCATCAGCCAGGAGAGCATCACGTTATTCCAATCTTGGCCACGCCAGGCGGTATTCCCATGCTTTCCTCATAAGCTACAATCGCCGCCCCAATGTTTTCCAAAACCAGTGCCATTGTGTTTGCAAAGGAAATGTATCCCAAAAGTTCTAGAAATGGTGCTATGAACCCTCGTCTTGGTGCTTTCTGTACAAGTACCATCGATTTTAATCCAAACACAATAGTTCACCGTCGAGTCTTTGGCACCACCGGTTGGACCTAAATGTGCAGAGGGCGCTGGTAAAGTCACTGTTAGTGAGAGGTGAAGAAGAGGCAACCGGCATTTTAGAAAATCTGCGAAAGAAGGGATAGTGTTTCAATCAGGGCCGGCTGTCTTACAGCAACTGCCATTTACGCGAGGACCAGACAAGGTGTCAATCGCCTAGTAGTACATGCAAAGCATTTGGGTGGCAGCAATAGTAGATCCATCTTTCTCTTATTGCAGTCAGTACTGCTCTCCCAACCTGACAGGCCGGTGTCTTAAAGTATTCACCGAGTGCCTGGGCTGAAATTATGGGGCCACCTTATTGCAAACAAAGCACATCATAAAGTGACATGTTAAACGTCCAGTATTCGACGTGGAACTTTTGACGGAGTGGATGTTAGAAAGTCTCCTGAAAGGATCCCATGACAGCTTTCGGAGGATTTAGGCAGGATGAAACGGGAAGTCTACTTGTGAATAGTACAATGAGGTGAAATCATTAAATCGTTGTTTTGGCTAATTTTTTCATGATATATTGCGAGGACCGCCCGTGGGGAAGGTTTGAAAAGTTCCACGAGAACAAGCCTTGCACGGTCAAGCTAATCTATGTAAACGCCAATTCGAGACTCAGCCTCCAGTTTCACAAGGAAAGATCCGAGTTCTGGAAGGTAATAGACGGAACGGCCATTGTGGAGCTTGACGGCAAGAAATTCAGTTTGAAGAGGGGTGAGATGGTCTCGATTCCAAAACTAGCCCGGCACAGGCTCTCGGCTGGCACTGAACCGTGCATCGTCATGGAAATTGCCTACGGCAGGTTCAGCGAAAGCGACATCGTGCGCGTAGAAGACGATTACAGCAGGCTCACTCCTGCTCTCAACCCGCTGGCAAGTTCCGCGCTTGCTCACAGCGATGCCGCCTAGTACTTTGATATAGCTGGCCATAGCAGCTGCGTCCATGGTTGACGTAAAGGCGGCAAAGGAAGGCAGGGGCTTCTCTGTCTCCGAGGGCAAGAAGATCATCGTCATAAAGGAGGACAAGGCCAAGGCCGCAAAGATGGAATTAACAAACGAGTACGGCAATTCTGTCACCTATGCTCTCGACAAGGCAGGCTTTGACGAGCTGTGGGCGAACATCTGGGAGTTTGTCAAGGACAGGCAGCACTGACTATATACTGCCAGACATTTTCAGTTTGCCGAGGGCAGGCCCGGTAGCTTCGCTTGATAGTTGATACATTCAAGGCAAGTCTTGACCCTTCGGTATTCCGGCTCTACAGGAGATATCTGTACTCGCGCTACAAGCAAACAGACGAGCTCTCGCAGGGAGAGGTCGTGCACGAGAAGGCCAAAGAGAAACTTGTCTCAATGGCCCCAATGTTCAGGGAGCACTCAGGAATGTTCGACGGCGGGCCGGAACTTGCCGTCAGAATTGGCGGGCACCTGCTTGCAAGCCCGGTGGGATTGGCTGCCGGCTTTGACAAGAACTGCGATCTATTGCTGCCCACTTCACACGTCTTTGGATTTGTCACGCCCGGAAGCGTACTTTTGAAGCCCCGCGCAGGAAATCCTCAGTCCCCCAAGTCCGGCGGGACCACCCGCCTTGCGATTGACGACGAGAGGCAGGCCATTATCAACGCGCAGGGGTATCCACACAAGGGCCTGGAGTACTCGCTTGCGAATTTGCGCACATTTGCGACCGACAGCAACCGCGGTAAGGCCAAGGTTCTCCTCAATTTCTCGGGCATCACCGAAGACTATACCGAGGACGCGGTACTTGACGCCTGCAAGGAAATCATTTCCCGTACATCGCCATACGTGGACCTTGGATTTGAGGAAAATAGAACTTCACCGAACACCGATTTTAACAAGGTGCTGCAGTCAGCCGAGTTTACTAGAAAAATAATAGACCTTATGAATTCGCATATTCCCTCCGGATTGCTAAAAGTATCCAAGGTCTCACCGTACAGCAGCCTTGAACCCGGCACTGCCGAAATGGAAGAGAAGATAAAATCAATCAAGGTCTTTTACGAGAACGGGGGCGACGCAGTAACGATCGGAAACACCCGGCCTATTCCTACCAGCTCCAACAAAAAATCTCGCACCTTTTCAAGGCCAGTGGCCGGCGAGAGCGGCAGGCCACTGTTTCCCTACATGCTCCGACTCGTCCGCGATGTCCACGAAAAGTTTCCGGAGCTTCCCATAATTGCTTGCGGCGGAATCTTTAATGCGGAAGATGCCTGGAAGGCTCTTGAAGCTGGGGCGTCCTGCGTGGAACTTTACACGGCCCTGACATTCAATGGCTTTGGTGCAGTCAGGGAAATTCAGGATGGTATAAGGCGTAAGCTGGGCGGCAAGACATTGCAGGAATTTCTTCACAAACGCAAGTAGAACCGAAATTTTGACAAAAAAGTCAATGCCACCAAATCATGGAACTTGAATCAGGAAACCTTTTAATCCATCCACAAGTATTGCTTACGAAAAGGGACTCGATTGGCAAGGTATCCTAAGGTAGTGCTTACCGCGGATCGAACGTTGATGTCCCCATATCGGGGAATCTCGCTCGCTTCATTCTTTGGATGCGCACCAGCGCTTGACTTTAACCGTGATCACAACTCTTTCTGGTATCGCGTGCTTGGCAACCAGGTCACCCCGCGCGTGCTTTTCGACTTTATCTGCAACCCGATAGAGCACACCAACGGGTATGCAAATTACGCACCGTATGGCCTGCGAAAAGTGGAGGCGGCCCTTATCCGCGACGGCTATGCGCGAGAGGACGTTGTAGTCGCGCACCCTGACCACATCGAGCAGTTCATCGGCCCCGGCACCGAGGTCGTCGGGACTTATGAAATGGACCCGCTCGGCATGGGCCCTGTGACCATGACATTTACCTATGGCCGCAAGCACATGTCTTATGACGAACTTTACAATCGCGACCTTCATCACAGAATCAACGCTGCAAAGGAGCGCACCGGCAGCAAGGCCAAGGTGGTAGTAGGGGCATCCGGCACCTGGCAATACAACTATGATCCGGCCAAGATAGAGGAATACGGACTATATGGCATCCTCGAGGGCGAGCTCGGAGGCATCGGCCCGGAAATCGACGGCGCCGCTGGCCAGTTCTTTGACGCCCTGATAGGAGGCGAGATGGAGACTGCAAACCCGTTCAAAAAGAGCCAGTTCAAAGTAGAGATAAAGGAGTTTGCCCGGAACGGCAAGAAATTGCATGGCAGGTTCATCCACTACTGGAACGAGCCTCCTGTAGACGAAATTCCAAACATCATCAACCCCAGCATGCACGGCATGGTTGAAGTGATGCGGGGCTGCGGCCGCGGCTGCAAGTTCTGCGATGTCACGCTGAGGCCATTGCGTTATTATCCTATAGAGAAAGTGCAGAAGGAAATAGAGGTAAACATGAAGTACGGCGGGCTGAAAAATGCCTGGATACACAGCGACGACATTTTCGTTTACGGCCTGAATCCGAGGACAACCAAGAACATGCAGCCAAACCGCGAGGCCATCGAAGAACTGTTCAAGGGCATCATGGCTACAGGCATCGAGCACACCAACCCGACACATGGAACGCTGGCCGGCGCAATTGCCGACGAGAGGCTGATTCCAAACCTCTCCAAGATAATCAAGTCGGGGCCGAACAACCACATTGGCATCCAATGCGGCTTTGAGACAGGAAGCATCCGGCTGATTGGCAAGTATGCAGACCGCAAGCTGGCTCCATACAAACCGGAGGAATGGCACTGGGTGGTCAAGAACGGCATCAGGGTTCTTAACGAGCATCACTGGGTGCCGGCGTTTACGCTTATCATGGGCCTTGACAATGACGAGACTCCCGAGGACAGCTGGGAGACAATCAGGCTCATTCATGAAATAGAGCAGGAGCAGCCGGACTCGATGTTCACTGCAACTCCTCTGACGTTTGTGCCAATTGGCCTTTTGGAAAAGTCTGACTTTTACGACATTGGCAACACAATGGACCCTGCTAAGCTGGGTGTCATGTACAAGACCTGGCAGCACAACTTCAAATACGGCATCCAAAAGTTCATGGGCAAGATAGGCAGGGAAAACCCGATAAAGAACTTCTTCTTCACGACACTTGCAAGCACCTTGGGCGGCGTACCGCTTGGCGCGATGGAAAAGTATGCAAGGAAGAAAGGGTCAGAGCACGAGCGGGTAATTGAAAAGATAAAGGCCACCTACTGGTAGCCATTACGGATTAACCTGCTGGCAGGTTGGTAAACGCCTTTGATGCAAGTTCAAGATGCTGGTACGCTGCATACGGTTTTTCTCCTGCCAAGCTCTGTGCCTGTGCGATATCTTGCGAGATCTGCTTTGCTGAATCCGCGTACTTTGGATCGCTGCTGATTGCGCCTACCGCAGACTGTAAGTCGGTTATTTCGGATTTGAGAGAGGTTGTCGAGCCACCGCAATAGAGCGCACCATAAGGCTGAAGCGCGTCTGCCGCGTCCTGGTCTTGGATGCTTCCCTGCGACACTTCACAGGCGTATGCTGCCAGCCCAGTCGCAGGATAGCTGGTAGGGCCTATTGCATTGACAAGCTCCGCCCTGTTGCAGTATACTCCGTCAAGCATGTCGACTGCCGCGTCCTGGCTGCTGTTGGAGCCGGCTGCTGCAACTACCGTTACAAGGTCGTCGTGGACAGAGCTGCACATTGTCTGTTGCTCAGAAGTAAGCGGGGGATATGACTTGATGGAAGCTACGTCGGAAGTGTTATTTGCAGCTGCTTGCGATGCGGCCTTTTGGGGAATTATCGAGCCGGGATACATGACGATTGCAAGGAGCGCCACAGCGCCTACAATAGCCGCAATCTGCGTTGCCTTTTTGGAACCGGACCGCGGCTTGGCTGGCAAATTGGATTCAGTTGATTTTTCAGAAACGGAAACATCAGAATCATTGTCAAAGTCTTTTGGCGGAATGTCAGAGGGTTCTTTTTTCATTTTTCATTTCTCCAAAAAAGGGGGAAGGAGCGTTGTCCATTATGGAACCGTGATTGCGCCTGTTGTCGCAACCCAGTTGTTGTTCTCGTTGCTCTCTGGTACTACGTTTCCGCTGTCTCCGTTTGCAATCAGGTAGTATGGACCGTGGGTTCCTGACGGAATGGTTCCCTCAAGTTCTACTATTCTGAACGAGCCTGCAGTCATGCTGCCGACGTTCTTCATTCCGATTGCAGTATCAGAGCCACCAAGCGTAGCATCTGTCGAGAGGTACAGTGTTGTCTGGAATGGACCTGTCGCTGAACCACCAGTGTTGCTCAGTATGGCAACTGCGTGGACCTTGTGATTCTTGCCTATGTTTTCGCTGGCAAAGACATAGTTGGCGACGATGTCAGCTGGTGTCTTTGGATGACCCTTCAGGGTAAATGTAGTGTCTGCAGTAAGCGACGGAGCGCCTTGCAGTGCTACATTAAGCGAAGTTGGGTGGTCACCATAGCTCAATGGCTTCTTGGCAACACGGATGTGGAAGTTGCCAATGACTTTACCATGTCCTCCATAGCCATCCTTGTCAACAAACTTGGTGTTGCCTTGGACTGACAGGAAGACTGACGGGTCACCACTGATTATGTGTCCGTCTGGAGTGAACTGTAGGACCAGGTGCTGCGATGTGTCGTTCTGTACGTCAACAGAGATTGTCTGGACTGGGTTTGCAGTATCCGACATGAACCTCACGAACAGGAAAATACTCTTTCCTGAGTCGTGCTGTGACACCTTCGGATTGGCCGAAATGGCCGCTGAAGACGCACTGGCCGCCGGCAGGTAAGTAAACGTTGATGCCGCGATTACCAGCGCGAGCGCTGCGACGATTGCGTATTTTCTGTGGTAGTGCTTATGGCCTGTTTCATTAGTAGCCATTTCGTCCTCTGTAAATGATCCACAGCTATTAACAACTAGGTCGGGGGAAGTCCATACAACAGAGAATCTCTCTATGAACAAGTCTTCATGCGTGGGGGCAGTCCCTCAAACAAGGAATTAGGAATGGTCCCAGGCCAATTTATCGTCCTTGAACCGTGGGGTTGTCAGTTTTCTTGGATAATCATGTTTGTTGGGATGGACGCTAACATGGATTTATTGTGACGAACGGTCTATCCATGCCGATATGGTTGTTGAGAATGCAGACTTGCTATTGGCATTGATTTACAAATGCAGGTCCGAACCTTATCTTGAAGAGCGAATAAAAAAGCTAAAGGAATTAAATGCAGGGCTTCCTACCAGAAAGAGGCTCGAGATACCGTCGCTTATTACTCCGGATTACGTTAACAGAGCGTTGGATATCCTAGATGATGTCCTGAGCTCGACTGCTGAGACAACCTAACCCCGTCGGCAACTTGGCTGACGGGTCCAACGCTTTGAAAATGGCCCACCTTCGCTAAAGTTACAGTTGATAAAAAAACACAAAAAAAGCAAAATAGTCGAGTCCCTTAATTCACCTCCTGCACAGTTGTGAGAACGACTAACTCTATCCAATGCCTTTTTCTGCTCATGGATCGTTCGATTGTATATGCTGTGGTGACTTAGATGGCCAAAGGAGCCATTTCGTATTTCCTTACTGCCCAAAACATAATGGCGGCGTGCCTCGCCCTGCTATCTCTTCTTTATCTGCTGCTAGCGCTATCAATAGCTCAGGTACATTACCTTGATACCGTTCACCGGATATCTATCGACAAGGTTTTCAAGCAAGACCTTTTTGGTTCCTCTTCTACTGATTCTGTGATAGCAATAGGACTATTCCTTTTGTTTGTCAACTTGGCCTTTAACAAGAGGAAAGTCATTGTTTCAACAATTGCTGTCTATGCAACAATATTGATTGCTGGTGTATTTGTCGATGCAGCCACTGGAATAACATTTGCTGCTCTGGCAACTTTGCCCGCAATACTTGTACTTGCAACCCTATCGTGGACAAAAGGCAAGTGGAATGATCAGCGTGGGATTGCACCAACGGAAAAGCTACGTCAATTCGGGTCAGAAAATCTTCGGCAATACTCTGGGATCCGAGGTCAGAGTGCGTTTTGCATGAGATTGCCGGATGCACGCACTGTCGCTATCGCATTTCTATTAGTGATGATCGTAATTGAAATTGGCGCTTTAGCAAGATGGTTGACATATCCTATCTTCCCGACAGAGATGTACTCTGACCCATCATGGAAGTTTGCAAATATTGAATCTGCTCTCTATCACTCTTTTGGATTATTATCTTCATTCATTATCGTCCTTTTAGCATTCTCTTTCCTCTTCAGAAATCAAATTCAGGATATACCTGCACGAATAAAAGGCATTCATCATTCTAAGTCATTGAACGGAAATAAATCCGTCGTTAGTAATGGCGGCGCAGAAGGTCCTAATAATGATGAGAATCTGCCTGCCAGAATCGGCTCAAACCCGTATCAATTGCAGGCCAGAACTGTAATTGAAAAAAAGTTTGAACTCCCATTTGGTTCAAGAAAACAATATTGGCCAATATTGTTGTGTGCGTTAATTGTGGCTCCGCTGATGACTATCTATCCGCATTTGCCGGGAGTCAACCCCGTGGGTTCAGGCGTGAGCACAGACGAGAAATATTATGTCGACTCTCTGAAGCAATTGAGGAACCTTAATGGCCAAGATCAAGTTAAACAGTTATTCAAGATTAGTGGTGGCGACAGACCACTAAGCCTGGCTTTTATGATGTGGCTTGGGGACATCACAAAGGTCCCCGACCCTCTTGTGATAAGGTATTTGCCACTAATCCTTGCTCCAGCATCAGTCGCTAGCGTGTATTTGCTGGTACGCTACACCTTTCAGGGTTCCGACGCACGGGAAAGCAAGCTGGAATCAAGAAAATTTGCTTCCATAGCCGCAATCCTGGCGGCCGTGTCTCCGCAGCTGGTCGTTGGAATTTACGCAGGTATTTTCGCAAATTGGCTTGCTCTAATTCCTGCCACTCTTTCTATCGTGCTTATTATAAAGACCCTAGATCTTTCCATAAAATCCAAGGCTAGGCAAATTGACTGGATACGCATTGCACTCTATTCTTTGGGGCTATTTGGAACATTGTCACTCACCATGTTGCTTCACGTCTATACATGGGGTTTTCTGGTTATCACTTCAATAGTTTTCACCTTAATTACGACCTTTACGCTCCTGCGATCTCATCGTGAAAATGCAAAAGACATCCTGGTCGTTGTAACGTTTGTTGCCATCGTCATTGGTGCAACGGTTGTCTCTGACTTTGCAAAGTCGTCGTACTTCTCTGTCCGCTCAGGTCTATCGCGAGACGCGATTTTGACAACTAATTCAGTAGATCTTGGAAATTTCTTTTCGAGATGGGACACAATTAATTTCACATCAACCTCGTACCTTGGTGGGTTTCTGCTAAGTCCCGTTATCTTGATACTTTGCTTGCTATGGTTACTTCAATCAAATTATTTTAGAGGCCTTGATCGATTTATCCTATCAATGATTTTCGTGCTTACTGTTCCTCTCCTCTTTGGCAGTAATGTCATACAAGCGAGAATCATTTATGTCGTTCCGTTGTTTATTCCTGCAGCCTTATCGCTGGGCTTGTTGAAGCGAACAGATAAAACCACTTTTGGAATCGTAGTAGCAGCTGCCGCCTTATCGATGACGGTTTATGCCCTGCGCGCCATGGCGAACTTTTACCTCATTGCACCCCAGTATACCACTCTCGACGAGCCGTTTCTAATGCCCTAGGGTGAATGAGATGCAGCATTCGCAGATCGAATCTGATAAGTATACTTTAATGAGACGAGGGATATAACTTTTTAAATATTCTGGCAAAAGAAGTAGGTCTAGCATTTTAAATTGATGGGAGTTGCGCTCGCCTGTTGAGATATGACTCAAAAATCTCTACCCGTCAAGATTAGATCAGTCGAGCACCTGCCACCTGAGCTTCAGGTTTTACTTGATGATGCAGTCAAATCGTGTGTAGACTTTGTTCGTTCAGCTGACAAAAGCAAGAAGGCTATCGAGACATTCGTTCAAGAGTGCGAGAAGCACGGAATCACTGCAAAACAAGCTCGACAAATTATAGTATCAAACTTACGAGCGAATGGCCTTAAGGATAGAAGTATCCGATTCTACCTTCCAAGCAGCTTGAAGAATAAGAAAATGGCTCGAACGAAGCAGCCAGAATTTGCGGCAATAATTTGCCGCAAACTCGAGCAATTCAGAAAGAAGAAAGAATCCCTTGATAAAGACGCTTATGTGATACTCGAACTGCTTGAAAAAGCGGTCATGGGATTGAGATCATTCTTTACGAATGATGAATTGGAGATATTGAAGAAGCATAGACACGAGGTAGAAAAAATAATAAGCCACATAGATAATCCCGGCGAGTCTACAAGGGAAGAATACAAACGCAAATTGAGAACTCTGGTAATAGACGCGTTCGTTGGTAGGAATTCGAATGTGCAATTAGTGGAACTCCTTTCGGAGACTCCAGAACAAAGGAGCAAGCGCATAAGATTCTATAAATCAGATGAAGTTAATGACGTATTTGCATTGGATTGGGATTCGTATATGTTTTCAGTTTTTTCTGAGATCAGATGAGAACTGCAGCTTTCTTTCTATTTGTATTAAAGGCGATGAATTAACCGACTTGAAGACAACAAATATGGCGTTACCATCGTGAAAACAAACACCTAGGTATTTCACCTGCATAATTACTTCAGGCATTACAATTCTCGCCAAACAACCAATTTTACCAATCTAGACAGTCTTTATTATAGGATTTTAACTGAACAAATATGGGCCTCGAAGCCGTTTGCGATTAAATTTGAACTTTGTTTCTGTCAGTTCAAATTCTTGTTCTATGTATACTGATTTTTTCACGATGCCGCCATCTCCGGACAAAATGAGTACATGATACTACACCCACTACGTCTACTTTAGTCAATAGATCGGCTATGGTGTATTCCCATGGCATGCAGGTCTGAACAAAATCAGCTGCTTCGCGCTTTCAGAACATAAGAACACATAGCAATATCTGAAATGCCTATTACGAATAGCCTTTGTGGCTCCGCTTTGCCCGTTAGCTGACGAGCCTGCTAGTGTACCCTAAGGCCTAGGCCTTGAAGAGCTGGCTATGGCCCTATGCCTGAGGCCCTAGGCCTTCCAAGGCGACCAAAGTGTCACTTGGCACTTTGCTGGCACTTTGCAGACTGCCGACGCCCTAGGCCTCCCTTAGACTTTCAGCTGCTGGCATGGCTACTTTATCACCAAAGCCTACAGTCTTGTCCACAGACAGGCCTTAGCGGTCAAAGCCTCGCCTCACTTTAATGGCTAGTATATATACAAGGAGATTGAGAAAGGGTGATTCTATCACCATATACCTAGGGTTTTCCACACAAACTGCGGCTTTGCGGCATATTGCCCCGCCCCCCGTGCTCAATACGGCAGGGTAGCAGACCACTTCTTCTGCTAGAGAACACGCTGTATTTTCGATAGGACCACGGGTAATAGTGCTATGGGCTTGGCGCATGGCAGGCTGTCAAGGCCGCAAAACTGTGTGGAAAACTGGCCTGGCAATCTGACAGCCATACTAGGCCGGTATACTAGGGCCTTAGGGTCCTGCAGCTCGTCGCAATTGCACGTTCAGATAGCCAGTCCACCAATGGCAGATTATGTTATC encodes:
- a CDS encoding CARDB domain-containing protein, with protein sequence MATNETGHKHYHRKYAIVAALALVIAASTFTYLPAASASSAAISANPKVSQHDSGKSIFLFVRFMSDTANPVQTISVDVQNDTSQHLVLQFTPDGHIISGDPSVFLSVQGNTKFVDKDGYGGHGKVIGNFHIRVAKKPLSYGDHPTSLNVALQGAPSLTADTTFTLKGHPKTPADIVANYVFASENIGKNHKVHAVAILSNTGGSATGPFQTTLYLSTDATLGGSDTAIGMKNVGSMTAGSFRIVELEGTIPSGTHGPYYLIANGDSGNVVPESNENNNWVATTGAITVP
- a CDS encoding radical SAM protein; its protein translation is MSPYRGISLASFFGCAPALDFNRDHNSFWYRVLGNQVTPRVLFDFICNPIEHTNGYANYAPYGLRKVEAALIRDGYAREDVVVAHPDHIEQFIGPGTEVVGTYEMDPLGMGPVTMTFTYGRKHMSYDELYNRDLHHRINAAKERTGSKAKVVVGASGTWQYNYDPAKIEEYGLYGILEGELGGIGPEIDGAAGQFFDALIGGEMETANPFKKSQFKVEIKEFARNGKKLHGRFIHYWNEPPVDEIPNIINPSMHGMVEVMRGCGRGCKFCDVTLRPLRYYPIEKVQKEIEVNMKYGGLKNAWIHSDDIFVYGLNPRTTKNMQPNREAIEELFKGIMATGIEHTNPTHGTLAGAIADERLIPNLSKIIKSGPNNHIGIQCGFETGSIRLIGKYADRKLAPYKPEEWHWVVKNGIRVLNEHHWVPAFTLIMGLDNDETPEDSWETIRLIHEIEQEQPDSMFTATPLTFVPIGLLEKSDFYDIGNTMDPAKLGVMYKTWQHNFKYGIQKFMGKIGRENPIKNFFFTTLASTLGGVPLGAMEKYARKKGSEHERVIEKIKATYW
- a CDS encoding phosphomannose isomerase type II C-terminal cupin domain, with the protein product MIYCEDRPWGRFEKFHENKPCTVKLIYVNANSRLSLQFHKERSEFWKVIDGTAIVELDGKKFSLKRGEMVSIPKLARHRLSAGTEPCIVMEIAYGRFSESDIVRVEDDYSRLTPALNPLASSALAHSDAA